A DNA window from Xyrauchen texanus isolate HMW12.3.18 chromosome 6, RBS_HiC_50CHRs, whole genome shotgun sequence contains the following coding sequences:
- the LOC127645353 gene encoding calsequestrin-1-like, with amino-acid sequence MKWNLVFLGLLLTFGQLSWGQKGMDIPEYDGKDRVHDLNAKNYKSVMKKYDVMVVYYHEHVGSSKVAQKQFQIEELALELAAQVLEDLDDEDIGIGLLDEKKDRAVAKKLGLDEADSIYVFIEDEVIEYDGELAADTLAEFLYDVIEDPVEIIDNVRELRGFHNIEEDIKLVGFFKNSKSDHYHAFEDAAEEFHPHIKFFATFSPKVANSLDLKLNEVDFYEPFMDDPILIPGKPYTEEELVEFIEDNERPTLRKMQPHNMYEIWEDALDGEHIIAFAEEDDPDGFEFLEILKEVAEDNTDNPDLSIIWIDPDDFPLLVHYWEKTFDIDLSSPQIGVVEVDDAESVWLEMDDDDMPTVKELEDWLEDVLENKIDPDDDDDDDDDDDDDDDDDDDDDDDDDDDDDDDDDDDDDDDDDDDDDDDDDDDDDDDDDDDDDDDDDDDDDDDDDDDDDDDDD; translated from the exons ATGAAGTGGAACCTAGTGTTCCTTGGGCTCCTCCTGACCTTCGGACAGCTGTCATGGGGCCAGAAAGGCATGGACATCCCAGAGTACGATGGAAAGGACCGCGTTCATGACCTTAATGCCAAAAATTACAAGTCTGTGATGAAGAAATATGATGTGATGGTGGTGTACTACCATGAGCACGTAGGATCCAGCAAAGTCGCCCAGAAACAGTTCCAGATTGAGGAGCTAGCCCTTGAG CTTGCTGCTCAAGTCCTGGAGGACCTAGACGACGAGGACATCGGAATTGGCCTACTCGATGAGAAGAAAGACCGTGCTGTTGCCAAGAAACTAG GTCTGGACGAGGCTGACAGTATATATGTCTTCATTGAGGATGAGGTCATTGAATACGATGGAGAGCTTGCTGCGGACACACTGGCGGAGTTCCTCTATGAT GTCATTGAGGATCCAGTTGAGATCATTGATAATGTGCGTGAGTTGAGAGGTTTCCATAATATTGAGGAGGATATCAAGCTGGTGGGCTTCTTCAAGAATTCTAAATCTGACC ACTATCATGCTTTTGAGGATGCTGCAGAGGAGTTCCATCCACACATCAAGTTCTTTGCCACATTTAGTCCAAAG GTTGCTAATAGTCTAGACTTAAAGTTGAATGAGGTGGACTTCTATGAGCCCTTCATGGATGATCCCATTCTCATCCCTGGTAAACCCTACACTGAGGAAGAACTTGTTGAATTCATTGAGGACAATGAAAG GCCAACACTGAGGAAAATGCAGCCACACAACATGTATGAGATCTGG GAGGATGCTTTGGATGGCGAGCATATAATTGCTTTCGCTGAGGAGGATGACCCAG ATGGCTTTGAATTCCTTGAAATTCTGAAGGAGGTGGCAGAGGATAACACGGACAATCCCGACCTGAGCATCATCTGGATTGACCCAGATGACTTCCCCCTG CTTGTCCATTACTGGGAGAAGACCTTCGACATTGACCTGTCCTCACCTCAGATTGGCGTAGTGGAGGTTGATGAT GCTGAGAGTGTCTGGTTAGAAATGGATGATGATGACATGCCAACTGTAAAAGAGCTTGAGGATTGGCTGGAGGATGTGCTAGAGAACAAAATTGACCCTGATGACGACGATGATGACGATGACGATGatgacgacgatgatgatgacgatgacgacgacgacgacgatgatgatgacgacgacgacgacgacgatgacgacgatgatgatgacgatgatgacgaTGACGACgacgatgatgacgatgatgacgacgacgatgatgatgatgacgatgatgatgacgatgatgatgatgatgatgatgatgacgacgatgATGACGACGATGACGATGATGATTAA
- the LOC127645566 gene encoding heterogeneous nuclear ribonucleoprotein C-like isoform X2, whose product MDASQLMSGNVTNKTDPRSLNSRVFIGNLNTMLVTKADIEAIFSKYGKVVGCSVHKGYAFVQYANERNARTAVAAEDGRMIVGQVLDINLAGEPKPHRPKTTKRSAGDMYSGSTFEMDYDFQRDYYDRMYSYPSRVPPLPPPPVARAVIPSKRPRVSISGGTSRRTKSSFSSSSKSSQRMSSRALKADDLQTIKRELAQIKHKVDYLLESLDRMEKDQNKKSEGKSVKTEVGEASLQHFNKKDREREEQETNDSEEERDLLEDEEVKSQGGENEEEEGEREEEEEGEHEEGEDDGDSVNGEDA is encoded by the exons ATGGA CGCTAGTCAACTGATGTCTGGCAACGTGACCAATAAAACGGACCCACGGTCGCTGAACTCCAGGGTGTTCATCGGAAACCTAAACACTATGCTGGTCACCAAGGCGGACATTGAAGCCATTTTTAGCAAATACGGCAAGGTTGTGGGCTGCTCTGTGCATAAAGGCTACGCCTTTGTCCAGTATGCCAATGAGAGGAATGCACGGACTGCTGTGGCAGCAGAAGATGGCCGGATGATCGTTGGACAGGTGCTCG ATATAAATCTGGCTGGGGAGCCCAAACCTCACAGGCCAAAAACAACCAAGCGATCAGCTGGAGATATGTACAG TGGTTCTACTTTCGAAATGGATTATGATTTCCAGAGAGATTACTATGACCG AATGTATTCATACCCATCCCGTGTACCCCCGCTTCCCCCTCCTCCTGTGGCACGGGCCGTGATCCCTTCCAAGCGTCCACGAGTCAGTATAAGTGGGGGAACCAGCCGCCGCACCAAGTCCAGCTTCTCCTCTTCGTCCAAAAGCAGCCAGCGGATGTCCTCTCGAGctt TGAAAGCAGATGACCTCCAGACTATTAAGAGAGAGCTtgctcaaataaaacacaaggTAGACTATCTTCTAGAGAGTCTGGACAGGATGGAGAAGGATCAAAACAAGAAATCAG AGGGAAAGTCTGTGAAGACAGAAGTGGGTGAAGCTTCCCTGCAGCATTTCAACAagaaggatagagagagagaagagcaAGAGACAAATGATTCCGAGGAGGAAAGAGATCTGTTAGAAGATGAGGAG GTTAAAAGCCAAGGAGGTGAGAATGAAGAAGAGGAAGGAGAGcgtgaggaagaagaggagggtGAACATGAGGAAGGGGAGGATGATGGTGACAGCGTTAATGGCGAGGATGCATAG
- the LOC127645566 gene encoding heterogeneous nuclear ribonucleoprotein C-like isoform X1, which yields MDCPPSASQLMSGNVTNKTDPRSLNSRVFIGNLNTMLVTKADIEAIFSKYGKVVGCSVHKGYAFVQYANERNARTAVAAEDGRMIVGQVLDINLAGEPKPHRPKTTKRSAGDMYSGSTFEMDYDFQRDYYDRMYSYPSRVPPLPPPPVARAVIPSKRPRVSISGGTSRRTKSSFSSSSKSSQRMSSRALKADDLQTIKRELAQIKHKVDYLLESLDRMEKDQNKKSEGKSVKTEVGEASLQHFNKKDREREEQETNDSEEERDLLEDEEVKSQGGENEEEEGEREEEEEGEHEEGEDDGDSVNGEDA from the exons ATGGA TTGTCCCCCCAGCGCTAGTCAACTGATGTCTGGCAACGTGACCAATAAAACGGACCCACGGTCGCTGAACTCCAGGGTGTTCATCGGAAACCTAAACACTATGCTGGTCACCAAGGCGGACATTGAAGCCATTTTTAGCAAATACGGCAAGGTTGTGGGCTGCTCTGTGCATAAAGGCTACGCCTTTGTCCAGTATGCCAATGAGAGGAATGCACGGACTGCTGTGGCAGCAGAAGATGGCCGGATGATCGTTGGACAGGTGCTCG ATATAAATCTGGCTGGGGAGCCCAAACCTCACAGGCCAAAAACAACCAAGCGATCAGCTGGAGATATGTACAG TGGTTCTACTTTCGAAATGGATTATGATTTCCAGAGAGATTACTATGACCG AATGTATTCATACCCATCCCGTGTACCCCCGCTTCCCCCTCCTCCTGTGGCACGGGCCGTGATCCCTTCCAAGCGTCCACGAGTCAGTATAAGTGGGGGAACCAGCCGCCGCACCAAGTCCAGCTTCTCCTCTTCGTCCAAAAGCAGCCAGCGGATGTCCTCTCGAGctt TGAAAGCAGATGACCTCCAGACTATTAAGAGAGAGCTtgctcaaataaaacacaaggTAGACTATCTTCTAGAGAGTCTGGACAGGATGGAGAAGGATCAAAACAAGAAATCAG AGGGAAAGTCTGTGAAGACAGAAGTGGGTGAAGCTTCCCTGCAGCATTTCAACAagaaggatagagagagagaagagcaAGAGACAAATGATTCCGAGGAGGAAAGAGATCTGTTAGAAGATGAGGAG GTTAAAAGCCAAGGAGGTGAGAATGAAGAAGAGGAAGGAGAGcgtgaggaagaagaggagggtGAACATGAGGAAGGGGAGGATGATGGTGACAGCGTTAATGGCGAGGATGCATAG